Part of the Vagococcus teuberi genome, CCGACTTCGTTCTACCCCTATTCTTTCAACAATATCTTCTGTTTCACGAATACCTGCAGTATCAATTAATTTTAATGGTACACCACGAACATTAACAAATTCCTCAATAACATCTCTAGTTGTTCCTTCAATATCAGTCACAATCGCTTTATCTTCTAGTAATAAATCGTTTAAAAGACTAGACTTTCCAACATTTGGACGCCCAATAATAGCAGTTGCTAATCCTTCTCGCAATATCTTTCCTTGTGTTGCTGTTTCTAATAAATGAGCAATATCTTCTTTTACTTCTAGTGCTTTTTCTTTCATAATTTTAGTCGTCATCTCTTCGACATCATCATACTCAGGGTAGTCAATATTAACCTCTACTTGTGCTAAGGCCACCAACAATTTTTGTCTTAATGAATGAATTAACTGTGATAAACGACCATCTAATTGTCCCAGAGCTAAATCCATTGATTCATTTGTTTTAGCCTGTATTAAATCCATTACAGCTTCTGCTTGGGATAAATCCATACGACCATTTAAAAATGCACGCTTCGTAAATTCACCTGGTTCTGCTAATCTTGCTCCCTGTCTTAGTAATAGTTGTAAAATCTGATTCGCTACTACCATCCCACCATGACAATTAATTTCTACAATATTTTCGCGTGTAAAAGTCTTAGGCTCTAACATCACGGAATACATCACTTCGTCTAACACTTGATTCGTTTTAGGGTCTTTTATGTGTCCGTAGTGAATCGTGTGAGTAGGTACTTTTGTTAAATCTTTTTCTTTATAATTCGTCACACTTTGAGCAATTGTCACCGCATCATCACCACTCAAACGGACAATACTAATAGCACCTTCACCTGGTGGAGTTGAAATGGCAGCAATCGTGTCAAACTCTTTAGTAATATTCATTCTTACCTTCCTTTCTTAAAAAGTGCATATAAAAAAGCGCCCACTCCACCCCTTCACCTATGCAAAAAAGCATATACAAAAAAGTAGATAAGCACTTTGACTGCTATCTTATTTATAATCATAAAAATAATAGCATACTCTTAATCTATTGACAATGTATTAAACCGCGAAAAAAATAAGCCACACAAGAAATTTATGACTTATTTTGATGCAATTATTCAGATACTGATGCTGTTCTTAAGTTAAAGTAATCACCATATAAATGATAACTCATTCCTTTAATATTAGGATTAATTAAATAATTTGATGCACTTTGATAAAGAGGTACTTGTGCTGCATTGTCTTTAATTAAGATTTCTTCTGCTCTTTTATAATCTTCAAATTGTTTATCTGAATTATTTGCATTGACTGTTTTGGCATCATTCACTAATTTATCAAATTCCTCATTTTTGTATTCGCCATAGTTATAAGAAGAATCACTCTTATAAAGATTAAAGTAAGAATCTAAATCACTACTTCCAGCTATCCAACCTGAAAGTGACATTTCAAAATCTTTTTTCGTTCTAGATTCTAATAAATTATTCCTTGGTTGAGCTTTTATCTCTACTTTTAATCCCTCTAAACTATCTTCTAATTGACTTTGGACATATTCAGATATCTTTTTACCATTTTCATCATCAGAGGCTAATAACGATACTACGACCTTATCACCTAAATCTTTTTTAGCTAGGTTCCATTCCTTTTTAGCTTCGTCCAAATTATGTTCTAGATAGTCGCCACTAAATTCACGAAAATCAGTAGACGTTTCAGGATTAGCATATAGATTTCGTGGAATTAGGCCATTTAATGGCTTTGATCCATCATTTAAAATATTCTCTGTTAAGGTCTTTTTATCTATTGCTTGAGCAAATGCTTTACGTAAATGCTCATTAGCTGTCGGTAAATCTTTTGCTTTATTAAAATCTAAATAATAATTGGCCACATCAGAATGAGTTACATATCCCTTATCTTCTTTATTTTGCGCTACATACTGACCTGTGATACGCACTAAATCCAACTCGCCTGATTGATATAGATTTATACCTGTATTATCATCTTTGATCGTGCTTACTTTTACTTCTTCTAATTTTACCGCATCCGCATCGTAATACTCTTTGTTCTTTTTCAACGTCCAAGTGTCTGACGTACTATCCCAATCTGCGATAACAAATGGCCCACTATAGATTAAATGTTCGCTGTCAATACCATAGTCCTTGCCTTCTTCTTTGACGTATTTTTCATTTTGAGGTGCTAACCAACCAATAGAAACAACCGTTAGAAATGATGGTTGTGCTTGAGTCAATTCAACCACAAATTCTGTTTCACTTGGTGCTGAAATTCCTAATTCAGAAACATCTGTTTTGCCATTTCTAATGTCTTGGCTATTTTTCACATTGTCTAATAAATAAGCATTAGGTCCAAGGGTTTCTGGATTGACTAATTTTTTCCAAGCATAAACAAAATCATTTGATGTAATAGGCTCACCATTACTCCAGTTGATGTCTTTTTTCAAAGTAAATTTATATGTTAATCCATCGTCACTAATATCCACTTTTTCTGCTAAT contains:
- the mnmE gene encoding tRNA uridine-5-carboxymethylaminomethyl(34) synthesis GTPase MnmE, whose product is MNITKEFDTIAAISTPPGEGAISIVRLSGDDAVTIAQSVTNYKEKDLTKVPTHTIHYGHIKDPKTNQVLDEVMYSVMLEPKTFTRENIVEINCHGGMVVANQILQLLLRQGARLAEPGEFTKRAFLNGRMDLSQAEAVMDLIQAKTNESMDLALGQLDGRLSQLIHSLRQKLLVALAQVEVNIDYPEYDDVEEMTTKIMKEKALEVKEDIAHLLETATQGKILREGLATAIIGRPNVGKSSLLNDLLLEDKAIVTDIEGTTRDVIEEFVNVRGVPLKLIDTAGIRETEDIVERIGVERSRKALSEADLVLLVLNQSESITEMDRELISLTKDMQRIVLLNKNDLPNKLDKDELQNLLGETPFLPISVLEGRGIDLLEQLIKDTFFASNTSEKDATYISNTRHVALLEQADMALDEVLEGIEVDMPVDLLQIDMTRAWDLLGEIMGENVQDELITQLFSQFCLGK
- a CDS encoding peptide ABC transporter substrate-binding protein — its product is MKKKWIVGLALTTLVLTACSGGEMKEKSGKKETGKVSQVIEISSPAPISTLDTTQTTDKNTFTMVQHLFEGLYRFDDDSTPIPGLAEKVDISDDGLTYKFTLKKDINWSNGEPITSNDFVYAWKKLVNPETLGPNAYLLDNVKNSQDIRNGKTDVSELGISAPSETEFVVELTQAQPSFLTVVSIGWLAPQNEKYVKEEGKDYGIDSEHLIYSGPFVIADWDSTSDTWTLKKNKEYYDADAVKLEEVKVSTIKDDNTGINLYQSGELDLVRITGQYVAQNKEDKGYVTHSDVANYYLDFNKAKDLPTANEHLRKAFAQAIDKKTLTENILNDGSKPLNGLIPRNLYANPETSTDFREFSGDYLEHNLDEAKKEWNLAKKDLGDKVVVSLLASDDENGKKISEYVQSQLEDSLEGLKVEIKAQPRNNLLESRTKKDFEMSLSGWIAGSSDLDSYFNLYKSDSSYNYGEYKNEEFDKLVNDAKTVNANNSDKQFEDYKRAEEILIKDNAAQVPLYQSASNYLINPNIKGMSYHLYGDYFNLRTASVSE